The genomic interval GCCTGTACCCGCACCATTATCGGCCGCGATCCTCTAAGCCTGGCCATAAAGTCCAACATGTGAGCGGGCAACGTGTGCTGAAAGGTACTGCACACCGCGTTTATAACCGCCGAACTCCGGCAACAACCGTCCGGATACCAGACCGCGTCGTTCACGGGATGCAGCCGGCTGAATTTGAACGACAAGTCGACGAATTCCTTCCACGTTATGGGATTCTGCTGGCCGGAACAACAATTGTACACCGTGATGCTGTCCGAACGTTGCGTCGCCGTTTTCCAAGCGGCGCATATCATCAGATTGATGACTATGTCGACCGGCACCAAGTCCGCAACTTTGTCGCCGTGACAAAGCATGGTTCTGCGCGCGTCGACGATGAcgagggaaaagagagaaaaaaaaaaaaaaaaaaaaaaaaaagaaaaggggaaaacGAAAAGCCATTAGTTCGACGAACCTGTTACCGCCTCACccttgaatattttctctcaacgCTCTGAATTCTAAGGCAACGTTACCTGAAGAAACCTTTTCCTGCCGCCGCTATGATTCCTGTCGGACCGTTCCAGTTGTCGACCCAACCGGCGACGGGCTCTTTGAACGAAGACAATACTATCGAAGGTCTCACTATGGCCACCGGCAACGAACCGCTCTCTCTGAGCAGCATCCTTTCCGCCAACGCTTTGGTGAACGTGTAAGTATTCGGGCGTCCGGCTATCAGACGAGGCGTCAATTCCTCTATGAGTTTGTCGTCCATCCATTCCGTGCAGGCGATCACTTGTTCCGGTTCCTGCGGTGTCGGATAAATCTCTTCACCAACGTCGTTTCTGTCGCAGTTGCAGTAAGCGGTAGAAACGTGGATAACGGCCTGAACGGACACAGAGAGAACAATAAGTGGAAGCTGGTCAATCGACGGAGAGTCGAATTTTCGgtcgaagaaaggaaaatgtTGACGAAACCAATCGGAACGAGTGGATGAAAGAAACCGGGGATCTCTCCGGTTTCTTCGCGGATATCTCGAGACGGTAAAACGAGTCGCTAAGCGACAGGGGGGAAGTGAAATGATTAACGCACACGTATTAACTCGGTATGTAAATCTCCTCGAGTCGATTGCGACGTTGTCCAGGTGACACAATGATTATTTGAGGAATGCAGCGCGACGTATaacgtcattttttcatcgtaaatTCGCGTCGCCTGTCGTTCGACGAACGACAAACTCGACGTTCCCGGTACAAGAAGGCCGCCATGTGTACAAACGATAAATTCCTGGTTCGATCAATATGGACTTATTGTAATGATTGACGCAGTCGTTCGAACAAAGCATTTTAACGTCGCGCATAGCGAGGATGCGGCGACGTGAAACCCAAACATCTCACTTGGGAATGttaatttcggaataccttATTAGTTCTGTAATTcttatgaaatttcaattgaatgattgagtgaaattttttcaattagttaTTATTCAACGCGGCCCCCGTGCCCCGTGGTGATTTGTACACATCCGCAGTAGACttatgtaaataatttctattGCGTTTATACTCGTCTTCGACGCACGGTAATTATTGTGGTTTAATTACCTCCAGATTTTGCATACGATGACAGAGTTGAATGATGCGTTTCGTTCCGAGCATGTTTATGGTCACCGACAACTTCAGAGCCTCGTCGAATTTCACCGTTGCCGCCGAATGGAATACGACCGAGACGAAACGAATCAGGGTAGCCTGATCGCTCTCCGAGATGCCGAGTTCCGGTTCCGTCACGTCACCGGCTACCGGTATTATTTTGAACAGTTCGTGCGGACAGTCGCGTCGTAGTTTCTCGAACAACTGAAAATCGGAAAGATGACGGGggttaattttttccacgataGCGTAATCGGGATCGAGAATTGTTCGATGCGACAACGGAGGACTTACCGGACCGTTCAGGAGCTCTTGTAACCTCTGCTGGACGTCCTGTCCTTTCTTCGGTCTCATAAGTAGATAGATGTTCTTTATTCCAGGACACGACCGTAGCAATTTTTCTACCAGTACTTTCCCCATAAACCCGGTACCCCCGGTTATAAATATCGACCTATCCCGATAGAAATCCTTTACGGAAGTATATTCGCCACCCGCCATTGTGGCCATTTCCCCGATTGACTAGATTTCGCGTGGTAAGAaaagggatttttttttattttatttttattttttggtttttttattttttgttttattttttttttatacgaaggAAGCCTATGAATTATAGATTAAAGATGGATCGTTTTGTCGAAGACTCAAATACGGAGGTCGCTACTACACGACGGAATTGCAGCTTCGTTTCTACTTTTCCTGGTTCTCAGTGTTGCGGTTGGAACTGGCCTCATTTCGTGCTATTGACGATTATTTTCCTAAAACAAAAGAACAGAGAAAATATTAACGTCAATTCGCTCATCGCACCGGAATAATTCTCATCAACGTCAACGTTACGTAACGAGATTCATTGTTACGTTTCATAGGTAAAGCGAtactctattttcattttttttcctctacccctctctctctctctctctctctctccctctctgtaTATCTCATAATATTCACACGCGCGGATATCACACaaccgtaaaataaaaaagttgaaacaatgaaaaaaaatgcgtttTGCgtgaacgatgaatttttattcgatgaatCTATAGGTAGTCCGACGATGATCTCATTTTCGTCTCTCCTATTGATTCATATTCGCCAAGGTAACGTTAATCCAAAGAACGCGGATAACTTCCGAgtgtttgtaaaattttcaaatcggttGCCGTTGTAgcacgtttaaaaaaaaaaccaaaaaaacaaattactgTACCATGACGACACTGTGAAGTAAGATATCGTCGATGACGAGTCTCATTACGATCGTTTcacaaaaattctttttccgaATTCGAATTAGTGAAATAATTTGATAACCTTATCTCCGTGCAAAGATTCCGAtgaatttcatagataaaacGAAACCACGTAACACACCTGATCTGATAACGAACGCATAATAATTTCTTTACGTACGGAAGTTACGAccgagaaaacaaaagaagagaaaaatcaaaaccgacgagaacaaaaattatgcGTATAAACGACTGTAGTTTCATTGAATCGCGATTTCCATTTTAATCGTTTCGTTTCTACCGTATGAGCGAAAGTATGATCGatcgaaagttatgaaattTCGTCTGCTGAATTTCAGGGGGCCTTCGGTTTTAGCGCTCGCCATCCGTTCCGGTAACGAGTAGTGGGCCCCATTCATCGTTTTCTCTACATAACGCCGAACTCTCCGCGGCGTTTCATCGATGTATGTACCTCGGGGCACCGTATAGTATACACGTCCGATGACGAATGTAAACCTCGACCTCGTACAAGTGTCGTCGATCGTGTACGTCGCGTCTCTCCGTCACGAGCTTCCGAAGAAACGCTCGAGTGCGTCTCAAGAGACTAATAATAAAACGGAAAAGCCGATGTGTTCGTAGTGCACGTTATACGTACTACACACACGGACGTATCCCCGTACATCAAACGTCGAGGAGCGTCAGAGGCCGGGCGTAGCGTCGATGACCCGAGTTTTCGAGACCCCTTCGCGAAAACGAATCGTCCGACTCGAGTCGGACGATTTGTgaaaatgtttcttttttttttttggatttcttttttcttttcttttatttcatcgccAATCGCGTCAACGACTCAGTTTCCAacgattgttgttgttgcgcgCGTATACTTTCGCCTTGTGTAAGACGAATTtacaaagaatttcaaaacacgcgtatacgtatgtatgtatacgtatacgtatacgtatacgttgtgTGAGTCGCGTCGATATTTCGatgacgaaaattgtgaaattaaaCGTGAGTGAAATTCGGATGTATTCGTCGCGCACGATAAGTCCGGTGTTAATCGCAGAACCGGAACCTCGTTTACCTGGTAAACCGGACAGAGTTGGTCTCAGCCGCCTTTTGTTATTCTCCGTGCGTAAcgcggtatgtacgtacgtataacgtacgtacgcgggaACGTGTCGCGATGATACACGTGTAACGGAACGTTACACCGGAACTATGAAATTGTaaagttttatcgaaaaacTTGAATAATCGTTAcgtaaaaaatctgaaaaccgGGCTTCACGATGTCCATACCTTGAAGGGGTTTAACGATGCGGTACGCGACGCGCGCTACGGTTTGGTAGCCAgacgcgacgcgcgacgcgACATCGACGCAATGCACGTTTACCACCACGCGACGAGTAAGAGtaacacagagagagagagagagagagagagagagagagagagagagagaaccgaCCGACGTGACAATTATTCCATATTTCTGGGTCAGCCAAAACCGGAAATCATACTCTTCGTTCATTCGTATAACGACGTGTAGCTCGGGACACGTAAGTATCGCGACACTTTTCGATGCTTCCGACggaggagatgaaaatttccacgTTTAAAAGctcgttggaaattttcttctttctatacCGTTTCCAATCTCCTGCTACCGACgctcttccgttttttctattaaagaaaactataaataaatattcgaaaaaaaatggaacggaACAAGCGTGTGAGGACATTTTTGTAACACCTGTAcgtggaatatatatatatatatacataagaaacaaaaaaaggtgAGGAAATAGCGAAAGAAAGGGGGACGAGTAgtagtagagaaaaaaaacaaaataaaaacggaaacATTCGTAGCCAAGAGCGGAGCACGTAGGGACTACGGGACAAAGTTACGTACAATAGAGGAAGAGAATCGATATCTCAATTGAGATGCTCTCGCGCGGACCTTGCAACCAACCACCCATGCTGAGCCAGCTCTCGTTACGTATCTCGGCTTGattaaagagaaagagagaaagagatggaaagagagaggaataaataaaaaaaaaaagactagaagagaaaaaaaacaactctttctcccccccccccccccccctttatttctgttttgtttcgtttttcaaaacttgaaaaacgtAGTAAATAATAAAcccgagaaggaaaaaaacgtgaTACGGGAGGGTCGGGGGGacggacggagaaaaaaaaaaaataaaataaacatccGAAACTTCGAAAATCCAGGGGATAAAAACAGGgcggtgagaaattttttttttttgataaaacggAGGAGTCGGAGGATCGTACCGCGAGGATTCGAGAGGGGTGAGGGTGAGGGgtgggtggggagggggggggggagcaaAAGTGAGGTaaaagggggcggggggggggggggggaggcagGGTCAATGTAGCGGTTGAGATGGCGGGGGAAGCAACGGACAATGGGATTCTGGGTCACCGTCCCGCCCTAGCGGTCACGGAGGCATCGAAGCGCAGGAGGAATCGACCCCGTTCCACGGAGAACCCGTTACGTTGCGAGAGCACCGACTCCCGGTGTCGTGGATGCCGGGGGCTTGAAAACCGGAGGGGACTCACGGGTGTGTGAATAGAGCGGGatataaagagagagaaggaagaacgagagagagagagagagaggaggggaCACCCCGGGACGTTATATACGCCAGAAATTCCAACACATTCGCTGCCGTTGCTCGGTTTACTCCTTTGACCGAAACTGTACTTGACCGaccgattttttgtttttttgttttttttttttttttcctctctcccaGCTGCACGCTACGATCGCGATCCCCGAGCAAGCCACGCTCACCGATCTCCCGAAGCTTTATTCGGGCACCAAAGAAGAACGAGCGAGATccgtcgagatttttttttggttttttttttttttttttttttttatatcattttaaGATTTGTTTCGATTTCCTTTCAAGACCGATTCTTTGCGAAAAACCGACGGAGATCCGCGCTCGCGTTTCGATCCGCGCAACGTAAGACGAGCGAATTGACATTTGAGCGTACTGCAAGGTGACCGTTTGGATGATAATTttgaatgtgttttttttttttttcgttttagcttattcatatttttctacaacgataatcaaaaaaaaaaaaaaaaaaaaaagaacatccATCCGatcgagagtgaaaaaaaacatttgcaTAACTCGATCTCGTGTACACCTAAACTGAACACGACCGGCGCTTGTGTATACAAATATGAATGATTTTCATTAGTATAACGTCTAATTAAATTAACCTTCGTTCCGTtcggttcttttattttttttccttctccattTTGTTCTGAATTTTTCTAGTTCGGGTGaaagtattattttattattcggttgttgttttttttttttttggttcctttCTTTCTTGGAACCGTTGCAGAATTGCGTACTATACATACGTGGAAGATTATAATACGAcaacaatataatataatgacgGTGATTCGGAACGAGAATATAACGTCACAATTctcgcgtacatacatacataatatcaGGATTTAAAATTCCGTGTGTAGCGAAAGAGTGAAATCCTTGTTCACGGAAGTCCGAAGAATTTCACTCTCCTACTTTTCTGGAACGTTAACATGCGCATCCGCATTACGGTACGTGAATCATATCGTACGCGGTAGTTTTACGCACGTTCGGAAGGGtttgtcttttattttcgtactctcttgttgttgttgttgttgtattttttttttttttttttttatcgctgttTTCGTTCATCTCTCGTTCAAAATCGCCACCGCTCGATAAAAACGTTTTCTATCTTATCGATCCTGTCAATTTTTACCATTCACGTGCGCCCGATCCGCGTACACACGTGCTCGCCACCCCCCgtccttcatttttccatatttacttttttaccGCCTCGTCGCACAGGTAGAATATTTCCCCGAACAGCGTAGTCGTTGCACGTCTAACCTTAACCGCGGCGGCTACCCCCCGACGTCACTTTGCATCCGACGAAGGAATCACGGTCACCTAGTTTATCCCGTGATCGTGCGTATACGTAGACCGTATTCACTCATTGGTGGTCACGAACAACGTACTTGTTAGCAACGAGAATGGGTCCGATCGATTAGCGTCGTCCTCTTCCGCACGTCGTTCGCCGAGGAGGCCCCCCCAGAAATCGCGAGGctagagaatatttttcgatcgacgaaTTTCTTCGGCCGACCCGGTGAGAGTAGGTACAGCGAGGAGCGGTGTGCGGCGACGATTTTCTCATTCGGAACgcgagcgtttttttttttttttttttttgcgcgcgaCGGCGGTGCCAACTCGTCCTGCGATGCGATTCTCGCTTTTTTCCACGACTTTTCAATGCACACGCACGTGATTCGGTCGCGttcgattgttttttcattccctcgcACTCGTACAGCGAAATCCTAAAAAATCCGCGTGTACACTCTCGTGTGTACGCGGCGCAGCGGTTGGAAGTACATGTTAGAAATTTAGAGCGgaccgcgtacgtacgtacttacgtacctGTGTATTTACATTTATACGAGCGTGGCGAGTCTCGCGAATGATCTGCACGTCTGATTAGATTAGGCGCGAAGCCGGTAACGGGATAAAGTAGTAGGTATTGCGATTACGAATTACACGCGTTTCATTTCCCGCACGACGCCGGCAACGGGACGCGAACCGGGGTCGAAATCAAGGCCGAGTTATAGGAAAGGGATCGCGTGTGTCGCCCGCCACCCTGCGAGTCCGCCCAATTCATTggattttaccaattttttttcccatgcACGGGGCATCCGCACGTCCCGATCCGAAGTGAGTTCGATTTTTAACATGGACTGTACTCGCCCGGTAATCTTGGTTATGAAttacaagagagagagagagagagagaaaaaagaaagcgaaCAATTCGCTGAATTTTGATCGTTTCGCGACACCTTcgaattcgattcgattccgaCTGGCAATTGTTATCgcagaagaaaatttcgtacAAATTGACGATGTGATCATGCGATCTTTGCTGTACGCAGGGGacctgtacacgtacgtatgtaatttGGCGCACGTGACGATCGACTAATTCCGTGGATCTTTGACAGAGTGCAGGAATTAtaattacttgtttttttttctttctttctttctctagctctcgctctctctctctgtctctcgcttttttccatttataacAACTGACAATTTTTCCACTTTGCATGATATCTCGAGTCTCGAGActagatttatttattaattcattattattattaatttcgtTGGCCCTCGCAGCGGTTCGTCCTTGGGATTTACAtactatatatttttatcgcgaaaaattttcgatcactataaaaaatcgatacgATTATCAGAAACTCCGtatacgcgcgtgtgtgtgtgtgtatgtagtACGTATATGGTATCTATATACTTTAGCTTCGGCGCAATAGGTTTCATATGATATGATATAATCGCAGGGTATTTTACATAATTAGACAGTTGGATTTATCAGCTTTACATAAAACGTAAAAGGGTaataggcaaaaaaaaagatcgcaaTGTTGATTTTCCGAACGAGTAATACtgtcgcgaaattttttccatacatctcttcgattacatatacatatgtatacacacgataCTCGCTTCCTAATTGAGTCGGTACACGGTGTGTTTTGATGCGTATATTAAAAGAAATGGCAGGATAACGCGGAGatccgatatacatatatatatatatatatatatatatatatatatatatatatatatatatgtatcgatACGGGGGAAATCGGATCACGGCAATTAGGGGAAATTAATTCGAGGCGCTAAAGCGCGATCGTCTTTCACCCGCCCCCGCGTGCATTaccgtaaaaaaatgaataaacatcgAAAGGTCGCGGAGGAGTCGCGAGCGGCGATTTTCGTCTGCGGGCTTTTCCTTTCGTTATTTCGGTGGCGGGATATTACGCGATAATATATGCGCGCGTTACATTCTCGATGTTAAAAAACCGGAAGAATCCaacacgtgtacacgcgtcACACGCGGTAAAAATTATCCGTTCTAACGCACacctacacatatatgtatatacgcgtatcgattcaacgatctTGCCCTAATCCCCGAGGCAATTACGAACAGTGAAAACATAAGTTTCGACCCGATAGTTATCATTAtaccgatcgtttttttttctttttttctttttttttttttctctttcaattcgtTCCTCACCTATGTCGAATCTGCGCtacttcgttcgttcgccagAAATagaattcaagaaaaaaaaacaaagatagaaaaaaaaaaaagaatggattGAAATTAAAGCGAGGATCGACCGGATCATCACAGGTGCTGCGATCGTCTGCGCGGAAACAGGTGAGTTACACGTTTATCGTtcgtttgataaaaatgattcaCGGCGCCAATTATCGCGAGTGATTCAGCTACGTACGAAACACCCGTTAAATACCGAACGACGAAttgacatatatatatatatatatatctataagtTAGACACGATGCGCATGATGTACGCGCGGTTGAATGTACACAGtagatattataaaaattttctttcactatTGGCTTACATATCACCGCGTCTTGTGTGTGCGTCgaatgtacgtaggtacgtgtgtgtgtgtaacggAGAGACGTGTGCATGAGAAATAGGTATCGGAATACACGTGAGATTTGACAAGCGGGTTG from Athalia rosae chromosome 1, iyAthRosa1.1, whole genome shotgun sequence carries:
- the LOC105690647 gene encoding putative fatty acyl-CoA reductase CG5065 translates to MATMAGGEYTSVKDFYRDRSIFITGGTGFMGKVLVEKLLRSCPGIKNIYLLMRPKKGQDVQQRLQELLNGPLFEKLRRDCPHELFKIIPVAGDVTEPELGISESDQATLIRFVSVVFHSAATVKFDEALKLSVTINMLGTKRIIQLCHRMQNLEAVIHVSTAYCNCDRNDVGEEIYPTPQEPEQVIACTEWMDDKLIEELTPRLIAGRPNTYTFTKALAERMLLRESGSLPVAIVRPSIVLSSFKEPVAGWVDNWNGPTGIIAAAGKGFFRTMLCHGDKVADLVPVDIVINLMICAAWKTATQRSDSITVYNCCSGQQNPITWKEFVDLSFKFSRLHPVNDAVWYPDGCCRSSAVINAVCSTFQHTLPAHMLDFMARLRGSRPIMVRVQAKLGKAAQCLEYFSTQQWNFRDDNVRRLGQQLSVEDKQTFMFDVSQIDWPAYLEQYILGIRHFILKERPETLPAARSYINKLFWLHRAVQFGALLVVMRILLSRSTLARSAWFSLLSFVLRMCRMIV